The following are encoded in a window of Bacteroidota bacterium genomic DNA:
- the mtaB gene encoding tRNA (N(6)-L-threonylcarbamoyladenosine(37)-C(2))-methylthiotransferase MtaB: MKTIAFHTLGCKMNFAETSTLTRQVAAKGFEGIAFNEKADIYVVHSCIVTGAAERKCIAAIRQARKRNPEARIIVIGCMPEISPTRLLQEEGVDLILGNKDKYRLPDILENENFREEADAENIFVPSWSSGDRTRTFFKVQDGCDYFCAYCTIPLARGRSRSNTIAETIETAREIALSGAKEVVLTGINLGDFGKRNNEKFIDLLKALEDLRGIDRIRLSSIEPDLLNDDIIRLVAQSKKLMPHLHIPLQSGSARILSQMKRRYTKELFTERMRAIKELMPHACIATDVIAGFPGETEEEFNEEMDFISGSEISYMHVFTYSKRNNTKASELGDEVHGTVKKERSRLLHELSETKKDYFYLQNKGRECNALIESDRHQGFLYGFTDNYIKVRVPFQNESVNSIVRVKLLELADDGCYEVAMCYGL; encoded by the coding sequence ATGAAAACCATCGCCTTCCATACACTTGGCTGCAAGATGAATTTTGCAGAAACTTCTACCCTGACGCGGCAGGTTGCTGCCAAAGGTTTTGAAGGAATTGCCTTTAATGAGAAAGCTGATATTTATGTGGTGCACAGCTGCATCGTCACAGGTGCCGCCGAACGAAAATGTATTGCTGCTATAAGACAGGCGCGCAAACGCAATCCCGAAGCACGCATCATTGTTATAGGCTGTATGCCCGAAATAAGCCCCACACGCCTGCTGCAGGAAGAAGGCGTAGATTTAATTCTGGGAAACAAAGACAAATACCGCCTACCCGACATTCTTGAAAATGAAAACTTCAGGGAGGAAGCGGACGCAGAAAATATCTTTGTTCCTTCGTGGTCGAGCGGCGACCGTACGCGCACATTTTTTAAAGTTCAGGACGGCTGCGATTATTTTTGCGCATATTGTACAATTCCATTGGCCCGTGGAAGAAGCCGCAGCAATACCATCGCTGAAACCATTGAAACCGCACGCGAAATTGCACTTTCGGGAGCCAAAGAAGTTGTGCTTACGGGCATCAATCTGGGCGATTTCGGAAAAAGAAACAATGAGAAATTCATTGATCTGCTGAAGGCGCTCGAAGACCTTAGGGGAATTGACCGAATCAGGCTGTCATCCATAGAACCCGACCTTCTCAACGACGATATTATTCGTTTGGTGGCACAGTCAAAAAAGCTGATGCCTCATTTACACATTCCGCTACAGTCGGGCTCTGCAAGAATTCTTTCGCAAATGAAACGGCGTTATACAAAAGAGTTGTTCACTGAACGTATGCGTGCCATCAAAGAACTGATGCCGCATGCATGCATCGCAACCGATGTAATAGCAGGATTTCCGGGCGAAACAGAAGAAGAATTCAACGAAGAAATGGATTTCATCAGCGGCAGCGAGATTTCATACATGCATGTATTCACTTACTCAAAGCGCAACAATACCAAGGCTTCTGAGTTGGGCGACGAAGTTCATGGCACCGTTAAAAAAGAGCGCAGCCGCTTGCTGCATGAGCTGTCCGAAACGAAAAAGGACTATTTTTATCTTCAGAATAAAGGACGGGAATGCAATGCACTTATTGAATCTGACCGCCATCAGGGATTTTTATACGGTTTTACAGATAATTATATCAAAGTGCGGGTGCCGTTTCAGAACGAATCAGTCAACAGCATTGTGCGTGTAAAACTGCTGGAATTAGCTGATGACGGATGTTACGAGGTGGCGATGTGTTACGGGCTATGA
- a CDS encoding OmpA family protein, which produces MKRTGLLISILILYIIYNSNLFAQEFFLTSKSKKAKKYFTSAMDYYVARDNQNCLAELGKALKADPYFIEAWMLTGDVNSDLKDFDKALEAYNKAIELDPDFFPRNFYNIGKIEFAMGLYNEAKEHYEKYLTYPKPNVNLLDKINRELKSCDFAIEAMKHPVDFEPEGMSDSINTPDGEYSPSLTVDEQTLIYTKLSPRNEYTIGKNPFEEDLYISKRVDGTWLKGRKMGPPMNTHGNEGAQCIAPDGKFMVFTGCNRDDGYGSCDLYISYRENNSWTVPVNMGPVVNSGQWDSQPSISPDGRVIYFSSARDGSKGNMDIWYTTRGNDGQWGTPVNIGDSINTVYPEMSPFIHPDNQTLFFASSGFTGMGGLDIYYSKRKENGGWSKPVNLGYPINTYKDEAYMIVNARGDLAYFASDKPGGKGKLDIYTFKLADNLRPKPVTYMKGIVFDKKTGKKLDARFELIDLASSQTIITSNSDAVTGEFLVCLPTDKDYALNVSKDGYLFYSENFSLIVEKDRLDPFLKDIPLQPIEAGETVILKNIFFDFDKAEPKPESQAELNKLVNLLIKNPQMKIEIGGHTDNKGTAEYNQQLSESRSKAVYDFLVAQNIDKKRLSYKGYGMTKPIATNDTEEGRALNRRTEFKVM; this is translated from the coding sequence ATGAAAAGAACCGGGCTGCTGATTTCGATCCTCATTTTGTACATTATATATAATAGCAACCTTTTCGCGCAAGAGTTCTTTCTAACTTCAAAAAGCAAAAAGGCAAAGAAGTATTTTACTTCGGCAATGGATTACTATGTGGCACGCGATAATCAAAATTGCCTTGCTGAACTTGGAAAGGCACTGAAAGCCGATCCATATTTTATTGAAGCATGGATGCTTACCGGAGATGTGAATTCCGATTTGAAGGATTTCGATAAAGCATTGGAGGCCTACAACAAAGCCATTGAACTGGATCCCGATTTTTTTCCGCGTAACTTTTATAATATTGGGAAAATAGAATTTGCCATGGGCCTTTACAATGAGGCGAAAGAGCATTATGAAAAATATCTGACGTATCCGAAGCCCAATGTGAACCTGCTCGACAAAATAAATCGGGAATTAAAATCGTGCGATTTTGCTATAGAAGCCATGAAACATCCGGTTGACTTTGAACCCGAAGGCATGAGCGACAGCATCAACACCCCCGATGGTGAATATTCACCTTCCCTTACCGTGGATGAACAAACACTGATTTATACAAAGCTCAGCCCGCGCAATGAATATACGATTGGTAAAAACCCATTTGAAGAAGACCTTTACATTAGTAAGCGTGTTGACGGCACCTGGCTTAAAGGACGAAAAATGGGTCCTCCGATGAACACCCACGGCAACGAAGGCGCACAGTGCATTGCACCTGATGGAAAATTCATGGTATTCACCGGCTGTAACCGTGACGATGGCTATGGAAGCTGTGATCTGTACATTTCTTACCGCGAAAACAACAGCTGGACGGTACCCGTAAATATGGGACCTGTAGTAAATTCAGGACAATGGGATTCTCAACCCAGCATTTCACCCGATGGACGCGTAATTTATTTTTCAAGTGCGCGCGACGGAAGTAAAGGAAATATGGATATCTGGTATACAACGCGCGGCAACGATGGGCAATGGGGAACACCTGTAAATATTGGTGATTCCATAAATACTGTCTATCCGGAAATGTCGCCGTTTATTCATCCCGATAACCAAACCTTGTTTTTTGCATCTTCAGGATTTACAGGTATGGGCGGACTGGATATCTATTATTCCAAACGGAAAGAAAATGGTGGCTGGTCAAAACCAGTGAATTTGGGATATCCCATCAACACTTACAAAGACGAGGCCTACATGATAGTTAATGCCCGGGGCGATCTGGCGTATTTTGCTTCCGATAAACCCGGCGGTAAGGGTAAACTGGATATTTATACATTTAAACTGGCCGATAACCTCAGACCTAAGCCGGTTACTTACATGAAAGGCATTGTATTCGATAAAAAAACAGGCAAAAAACTGGATGCACGCTTTGAGCTGATTGACCTGGCGTCATCACAAACCATTATTACTTCAAATTCTGATGCCGTTACAGGTGAATTTCTTGTATGCCTGCCTACAGACAAGGATTACGCATTGAATGTTTCCAAAGACGGATACCTTTTCTATTCAGAGAATTTTTCACTTATTGTTGAAAAAGACCGTCTGGATCCCTTCCTGAAAGACATTCCACTGCAGCCTATTGAAGCGGGAGAAACGGTAATCCTGAAAAATATCTTTTTTGATTTCGATAAAGCTGAGCCAAAACCGGAATCGCAAGCTGAACTTAATAAGCTGGTAAATCTCCTGATTAAAAATCCTCAGATGAAGATTGAAATTGGCGGACATACCGATAATAAAGGAACAGCCGAATACAACCAGCAGCTTTCTGAAAGTCGTTCAAAAGCAGTTTATGATTTTTTGGTTGCACAGAACATCGACAAAAAGAGGCTTTCATATAAAGGTTATGGTATGACCAAACCCATTGCTACCAACGATACAGAAGAAGGGCGCGCTTTGAACCGCCGCACGGAATTCAAGGTAATGTAG
- a CDS encoding 7-carboxy-7-deazaguanine synthase QueE — protein MEKTNADNYEQMQQGLMLPVMEEFCTVQGEGHNTGKAAWFIRIGGCDVGCSWCDVKESWNAELHPLSFTKDIIEHAVQQAVRSVVITGGEPMLYNLNPLCEGLKFSGFETFLETSGSAPLSGIWDWVCLSPKKNAPALEKYYNIANELKVIIADKSDLEWAEICAEQVRNSYCILYLQPEWSRFREISPVIIDYVKNSPKWNVSVQAHKFLRIP, from the coding sequence ATGGAAAAAACAAACGCCGATAATTACGAACAGATGCAGCAAGGTTTAATGCTACCTGTAATGGAAGAGTTTTGCACCGTTCAGGGCGAAGGTCACAACACGGGTAAAGCGGCATGGTTTATCCGGATTGGAGGATGTGATGTAGGCTGCAGCTGGTGCGATGTAAAAGAAAGCTGGAATGCCGAACTGCACCCACTTTCATTCACAAAAGATATTATTGAACATGCCGTTCAGCAAGCTGTAAGGTCAGTTGTGATAACCGGTGGCGAACCCATGCTCTATAACCTGAATCCGCTTTGCGAAGGGCTGAAGTTTTCAGGATTCGAAACCTTTCTTGAAACGTCAGGTTCAGCGCCACTCAGCGGAATTTGGGACTGGGTTTGCCTTTCGCCAAAAAAAAATGCACCCGCACTTGAAAAATATTATAATATTGCCAATGAATTAAAAGTTATCATAGCAGATAAAAGTGACCTTGAATGGGCAGAAATCTGTGCCGAACAAGTCAGGAACAGTTATTGTATACTTTATCTGCAACCTGAATGGAGCCGTTTTAGGGAAATAAGCCCAGTAATTATAGACTATGTAAAAAACAGCCCCAAATGGAATGTTTCAGTTCAGGCGCATAAGTTCCTAAGAATTCCGTAG
- the folD gene encoding bifunctional methylenetetrahydrofolate dehydrogenase/methenyltetrahydrofolate cyclohydrolase FolD — protein MQIIDGKLVADKLKKQLAAESLKMLTDTGHTPHLAAVLVGDDPASQTYVGGKEKACKEVGFISTVYRMSEKTSEADVLKTIDFLNNDDEIDGFIVQLPLPKHIDGQKVIAAISPSKDVDGFHPVNLGRMLLNVPSYLPATPYGIIELLKHYKIETEGKACVIVGRSNIVGTPLSVLLSRNATPGNCTVTLCHSKTKNLAEITRQADILVAAVGKMEMISADMVKQGAVVIDVGIHRIEDPSTKSGFRLKGDVKYDEVAPKCSYITPVPGGVGPMTITCLLQNTLSAAKKEFFK, from the coding sequence ATGCAGATAATTGATGGTAAACTTGTTGCAGACAAACTGAAGAAACAGCTGGCGGCTGAATCCTTGAAAATGCTTACCGATACCGGTCATACTCCCCATTTGGCGGCAGTGCTTGTGGGTGACGACCCAGCCAGTCAGACCTATGTTGGCGGAAAGGAAAAAGCATGCAAAGAGGTTGGTTTCATTTCAACGGTATACAGGATGTCGGAAAAAACGAGTGAAGCAGATGTGCTAAAAACAATCGATTTTCTGAACAACGACGATGAAATCGACGGATTTATTGTACAGCTTCCGTTGCCAAAGCATATCGACGGGCAAAAAGTAATTGCAGCGATTTCGCCGTCCAAAGACGTTGACGGTTTCCATCCGGTAAATTTGGGGCGTATGTTGCTGAACGTACCGAGTTATTTGCCGGCCACACCATACGGCATCATTGAATTGCTGAAACATTATAAAATTGAAACCGAAGGCAAAGCCTGCGTAATTGTTGGTCGCAGTAATATTGTCGGAACGCCGCTCAGCGTGCTGCTTTCGCGCAATGCCACACCCGGAAATTGTACCGTTACCCTGTGTCACAGCAAAACTAAAAATCTTGCGGAGATAACCCGTCAGGCTGATATTTTGGTTGCCGCCGTTGGCAAAATGGAAATGATTTCTGCAGATATGGTCAAACAAGGCGCCGTTGTAATTGATGTCGGTATTCACCGTATTGAAGATCCGTCGACAAAATCAGGATTCCGGCTTAAAGGTGATGTAAAATATGATGAAGTTGCGCCAAAATGCAGCTATATCACTCCGGTACCGGGCGGTGTAGGTCCAATGACCATAACCTGCCTGCTCCAAAACACCCTCTCTGCTGCCAAGAAGGAATTTTTCAAATAG
- a CDS encoding C10 family peptidase, giving the protein MKKLILIALSVLLCCTTYSQNVNIVLAQKIATNYFKALNPAISVKSDVSLAMTKSDGTNNLFYVFDIGTNGFVIVSGDMAVTPILAYSDEGKFEPDNQAPALVEWLQNYADAIAAVKMKTTRTANPAWAALTNESQLKNLKGTSKGALLATKWDQTQGYNDKCPVHASGPGGHCVTGCVATALAMVLKYYNYPDHGIGSHSYQHPFYGTISADFANTTYDYASMTNTSNSASKDAISTLIFHCGVAVDMYYTPIESGSSNYKSYVALRDFFHYRIAMTYESKSDYLDADWRIKLRDNLDQNMPILYSGSGSGGGHAWVCDGYTDTTKFHFNWGWSGSNNGYYTLANLNPGGYDFTQGQDAIFGIAPYFAPYCAEGRTLTDYTKTFTDGSDYSYYWNNTTCDWLIKPPAAQTVQLIFNDFKLEDGKDFVSVYDGTSTSGTLLGTFTGHNYPPALTASSGKMFITFTTDGQNQDLGWTATYTSVVAGIEGAETNNLIALWPVPAADHLNLLLSSALNGTITISIFDIAGKLMLTKQVDAASSNSLSIDVSNLAAGSYILEAIGNDVKIHKKFVK; this is encoded by the coding sequence ATGAAAAAACTAATTTTAATTGCACTAAGCGTATTATTGTGTTGCACAACTTACTCGCAAAACGTGAATATAGTGCTTGCGCAGAAGATTGCGACCAATTACTTCAAAGCGCTTAATCCTGCAATCAGCGTTAAGTCAGATGTCTCTTTGGCCATGACTAAATCGGATGGTACTAATAATCTTTTTTATGTTTTTGATATTGGCACCAACGGATTTGTAATTGTTTCGGGAGACATGGCCGTTACCCCTATTCTTGCCTATTCTGATGAAGGAAAATTCGAACCGGACAATCAGGCTCCGGCCCTGGTTGAGTGGTTGCAGAATTATGCTGATGCGATTGCAGCAGTGAAAATGAAGACCACACGCACAGCGAATCCAGCTTGGGCTGCTCTTACAAATGAATCACAGCTCAAAAACCTTAAGGGAACGTCTAAAGGTGCGCTCTTAGCTACCAAATGGGATCAAACCCAGGGCTACAACGACAAATGCCCGGTGCATGCGTCAGGTCCGGGCGGTCATTGCGTTACCGGTTGCGTTGCTACAGCACTCGCTATGGTTCTGAAGTATTATAATTATCCGGATCATGGAATTGGAAGCCATTCATACCAGCATCCTTTCTATGGCACTATTTCGGCTGATTTTGCCAATACTACCTATGATTATGCTTCCATGACAAACACATCAAACTCGGCCAGTAAAGACGCTATTTCCACCCTGATATTTCATTGTGGCGTTGCTGTTGATATGTATTACACACCGATTGAATCTGGATCAAGCAATTACAAGTCGTATGTAGCATTGCGCGATTTCTTCCATTACCGCATTGCCATGACCTATGAGTCCAAATCGGATTATCTGGACGCCGACTGGAGAATAAAACTTCGCGACAACCTTGACCAGAATATGCCTATTCTTTATAGTGGCTCGGGCTCGGGAGGCGGTCACGCATGGGTGTGCGACGGCTATACGGATACGACTAAATTCCATTTTAACTGGGGCTGGAGTGGCAGTAACAACGGCTATTACACGCTGGCTAATCTCAATCCGGGCGGCTATGATTTCACTCAGGGACAAGATGCAATATTTGGTATTGCACCTTATTTTGCACCCTATTGCGCCGAAGGAAGAACACTCACAGATTACACCAAAACATTTACCGATGGCAGTGATTATTCATACTACTGGAATAACACCACCTGCGACTGGCTTATCAAACCACCGGCCGCACAAACCGTTCAACTTATATTTAATGATTTTAAACTTGAAGACGGCAAAGATTTTGTGAGTGTTTACGATGGCACATCTACCTCCGGCACACTGCTCGGAACATTTACCGGACACAATTATCCGCCCGCACTTACAGCCAGCAGCGGAAAAATGTTCATCACCTTTACAACCGATGGTCAAAATCAGGATTTAGGCTGGACCGCCACTTATACAAGTGTTGTAGCAGGTATTGAAGGTGCAGAAACCAATAATTTAATAGCATTGTGGCCTGTACCTGCTGCCGACCACCTGAATCTGCTTCTATCATCGGCACTAAACGGCACTATCACCATCAGCATTTTTGACATTGCCGGAAAGCTTATGCTTACAAAACAGGTGGATGCAGCTTCATCGAATTCGCTCAGCATTGATGTTTCTAATCTTGCAGCAGGTTCATACATACTTGAAGCAATTGGTAACGACGTAAAAATTCACAAGAAATTTGTGAAATAA
- a CDS encoding TonB-dependent receptor, which translates to MKIRYFILMTALMLSGTALFAQVKKNSITKDTLKLNEVNIDALRTTSPLKEIPATVSVVQERQLNTLTKSIAADEIMRLVPGVKIDNGTGGSRVHLYIRGMGVLSETGFRGIQVLIDGISVNDPAGYCPDLYDVDWSVVKRVEIVKGLAASIYGNSANGGVVNITTDDGGDKPVGGTFYATAGSYGFMKFMGQVDGKEGNVDYRISYSHTQGNGYRYHQAYMGDNFSEKLNWKPSDKVKITQLLSYTSYFNQNSEGINLGRYDTVSHRAANTDAIPFNEFHTTKRLTGGLIGKFDVCKSSDITVKGYFRFNNYRETSNNGDDNKPFMNMGFSAQYNLHSGKGKVRNHLSVGAEYKDQTMTEHMFGVTNDLTRVDSHFSQSCLDLDTLLINQIIKEKSAGVFMTDKLDLFNKVYATLNVRYDYVYNQLINNIPLPDSIVQASGNRAFSQPTFSFGLAYDVCKYANIYANIGTGFLVPTEDELYNNPEHWGGFNSKIKPSSTQSAELGIRGDIGSVFHYDVTAFDITTKNEFYRYSIPGRGNNTAFFGNIGGSSRLGIETFLSYSPVKNLVADVAYTYSDFTYNSPDSVKGNSIPQCPRHMLTAEVSYNFLKHFTLTLNTEYQSKWCIQVDDSVYNHFNENGLIRSAWVKGFNVYNAGISYNWKLGPVQGELSFYAKNVLDEQYFGFTEPNNGSDWNSFQPAPGREFFGSLKLKF; encoded by the coding sequence ATGAAAATACGATATTTTATTTTGATGACGGCATTGATGCTAAGCGGTACAGCATTGTTTGCGCAAGTCAAGAAAAACAGCATCACAAAAGATACTCTTAAACTCAATGAAGTCAATATAGATGCACTCAGAACTACTTCACCTTTAAAAGAAATACCGGCCACTGTTTCCGTTGTCCAGGAACGACAGCTTAACACGCTTACGAAATCAATTGCTGCCGATGAAATTATGCGCCTCGTTCCGGGTGTGAAAATAGATAACGGCACCGGCGGTTCCAGAGTTCACCTGTATATTCGTGGAATGGGTGTGTTGTCTGAAACCGGTTTCAGAGGAATTCAGGTTCTTATTGATGGCATTTCTGTGAATGACCCTGCCGGGTATTGCCCTGATTTGTACGATGTGGACTGGTCGGTAGTAAAACGTGTTGAAATTGTTAAAGGCCTTGCAGCTTCTATTTATGGAAACAGCGCCAATGGCGGCGTTGTAAATATTACAACAGATGACGGCGGCGATAAGCCTGTTGGCGGCACGTTTTATGCGACAGCCGGTTCCTATGGTTTTATGAAGTTCATGGGACAGGTTGATGGCAAAGAAGGAAATGTTGATTACAGGATTTCATACAGCCATACTCAGGGAAATGGCTACCGTTATCATCAGGCCTACATGGGTGATAATTTCAGTGAAAAATTAAACTGGAAACCCAGCGATAAAGTTAAAATTACCCAGCTGCTGTCGTACACCAGTTATTTCAATCAAAACTCAGAAGGGATTAATTTGGGACGCTACGACACAGTCAGTCACAGAGCGGCTAATACCGATGCGATTCCGTTCAATGAATTTCATACTACCAAACGGCTCACCGGCGGGCTCATCGGCAAGTTTGATGTTTGTAAAAGTTCGGATATCACTGTTAAAGGTTATTTCCGTTTCAATAATTACAGAGAAACTTCGAACAATGGTGACGACAATAAACCATTCATGAACATGGGCTTTTCGGCGCAATACAATCTGCATTCCGGAAAAGGGAAAGTCAGGAATCATTTGAGTGTTGGCGCCGAGTATAAAGACCAGACCATGACCGAGCATATGTTTGGTGTAACGAACGACCTCACCAGGGTTGACAGCCATTTCAGCCAGTCATGCCTTGATCTGGATACATTGCTCATTAACCAGATTATTAAAGAAAAGAGTGCCGGAGTGTTCATGACCGACAAACTTGACCTGTTTAATAAAGTATATGCAACCTTAAATGTTCGCTATGATTATGTATACAATCAACTGATTAACAATATTCCGCTTCCGGACTCGATTGTACAGGCTTCGGGTAACCGGGCTTTCAGTCAGCCTACCTTCAGCTTCGGACTGGCATATGATGTATGTAAATATGCAAACATTTATGCCAATATTGGCACGGGATTTTTGGTTCCTACCGAAGATGAATTGTATAACAATCCAGAACACTGGGGTGGTTTCAATTCAAAAATCAAACCTTCATCCACCCAATCGGCCGAGCTTGGAATTCGCGGTGATATCGGAAGTGTTTTTCATTACGATGTTACAGCTTTTGATATCACAACCAAAAATGAATTCTACCGTTACAGCATTCCCGGAAGAGGCAATAACACTGCCTTCTTTGGTAACATTGGCGGAAGCAGCAGGCTAGGTATTGAAACCTTTTTATCATATTCACCGGTTAAAAATCTCGTGGCTGATGTGGCTTACACATACTCAGATTTCACATACAACAGTCCTGACAGCGTTAAAGGAAACTCAATTCCCCAGTGCCCCCGGCATATGCTCACGGCAGAGGTTTCCTACAATTTCCTGAAGCATTTTACCCTGACACTGAATACCGAATATCAGTCAAAATGGTGCATTCAGGTGGACGATTCCGTTTACAATCATTTTAATGAAAACGGGCTGATCCGCAGTGCATGGGTGAAAGGGTTCAACGTGTACAACGCCGGAATTTCCTACAACTGGAAACTTGGTCCTGTGCAGGGTGAACTGAGTTTCTATGCTAAAAATGTTCTTGACGAGCAGTATTTCGGCTTCACGGAACCCAACAATGGTTCGGACTGGAATAGTTTTCAGCCTGCACCCGGTCGGGAGTTCTTCGGCAGCCTGAAACTGAAATTTTAA
- a CDS encoding MATE family efflux transporter has protein sequence MKDLTVGKESKLIFMFALPMLLGNVFQQLYNIVDSVIVGNFLGKNALAAVGASFPVIFVLISLVIGLSMGSSVVISQYFGAKQYPQVKKAVDTLFVFLFFSSIVLTVVGLLTSRWIFTVMKLPQEIMEDAVLYYNIFLSGLIMMFGYNGTASVLRGMGDSKTPLYFLIISTILNIILVIVFIEFFKWGIAGAALATVIAQTVAFILAIIYLNRYHELIHFSFKNIEFDRDIFLKSLKIGIPSGLQQTFLALGMMALMRIVNDFGTDAIAAYAVAGRIDSFAALPAMNFSMALSAFVGQNLGANKPERVKAGYKATLLMTTTFSLIVTAITILFSDKLMMLFNHDPNVVKIGVSYLIIVSSFYVVFTAMFINNGVMRGAGDTLIPMFITLFALWVLRIPISWYLSRTMGTDGIWWGIPIAWVFGLLASYTYYKTGRWKKKVIVKPLPAKSSEE, from the coding sequence ATGAAGGACCTGACGGTAGGAAAAGAGAGTAAGCTTATTTTCATGTTTGCCTTGCCAATGCTGCTTGGCAACGTATTTCAGCAGTTATATAATATTGTTGACAGCGTCATTGTCGGTAATTTTTTAGGCAAAAATGCGCTGGCGGCAGTCGGCGCTTCATTTCCTGTAATTTTTGTTTTGATTTCTCTGGTTATCGGTCTCTCCATGGGCTCATCGGTGGTTATTTCGCAATATTTCGGCGCCAAGCAATATCCGCAGGTAAAAAAGGCTGTAGATACCTTATTCGTTTTCCTGTTTTTTTCTTCTATTGTGCTTACGGTAGTGGGCTTGCTTACCAGCCGCTGGATATTTACCGTGATGAAACTTCCTCAGGAAATCATGGAAGATGCCGTCTTATATTACAATATTTTTCTTTCGGGCTTGATAATGATGTTTGGTTACAACGGTACGGCTTCGGTGCTTCGTGGCATGGGCGATTCTAAAACCCCCCTTTACTTTCTTATTATTTCCACCATCCTGAATATAATCCTTGTGATTGTGTTTATTGAATTTTTTAAATGGGGAATTGCGGGTGCTGCTCTGGCAACTGTGATTGCTCAAACCGTTGCATTCATTCTTGCCATCATTTATCTGAACCGTTATCACGAACTGATACATTTCTCGTTCAAAAATATAGAATTCGACCGCGATATTTTCCTGAAAAGTCTCAAAATAGGCATACCATCGGGCTTGCAGCAAACATTCCTCGCACTCGGCATGATGGCACTTATGCGAATCGTGAATGATTTTGGAACAGATGCTATTGCGGCATATGCCGTTGCAGGCCGCATCGATTCATTTGCTGCGCTTCCTGCCATGAATTTTTCGATGGCGCTTTCGGCTTTCGTTGGTCAGAACTTAGGGGCCAATAAGCCTGAAAGGGTGAAGGCCGGTTACAAAGCAACGTTGTTGATGACCACAACATTTTCATTGATAGTTACGGCCATTACAATATTGTTCAGCGATAAACTCATGATGCTGTTCAATCACGATCCGAATGTGGTAAAAATCGGGGTTTCATATCTGATAATTGTGAGCAGCTTTTACGTTGTTTTTACAGCCATGTTTATTAATAACGGCGTGATGCGCGGTGCAGGTGATACGCTCATTCCAATGTTCATTACGCTGTTCGCCTTGTGGGTATTGCGTATCCCCATTTCATGGTACCTTTCGCGCACCATGGGTACCGACGGCATATGGTGGGGAATACCCATTGCATGGGTATTCGGACTACTTGCTTCTTATACATATTATAAAACAGGCAGGTGGAAAAAGAAGGTAATTGTGAAACCCCTTCCTGCCAAATCTTCTGAAGAATAA